In Helicobacter bilis, a genomic segment contains:
- a CDS encoding acyltransferase — translation MIHPLSDVQSQNIGKGTRIWQFCVVLPNAIIGENCNICSHCFIENDVVIGNNVTIKCGVQVWDGLRIEDNVFIGPNVSFTNDKYPKSKQYPSEFLKTTIKKGASIGAGAVILPGITIGENALIGAGAIVTKDVCDNAKVIGNKVAIRGGGGN, via the coding sequence GTGATACACCCACTCTCTGATGTGCAAAGCCAAAATATTGGCAAAGGGACTAGAATCTGGCAGTTTTGCGTGGTGTTACCCAATGCGATTATAGGGGAGAATTGTAATATTTGCTCTCACTGCTTCATTGAAAATGATGTTGTAATCGGCAATAATGTAACGATAAAATGTGGGGTGCAGGTGTGGGATGGACTAAGGATTGAGGATAATGTATTTATCGGTCCTAATGTGAGTTTTACTAATGATAAATATCCAAAATCAAAGCAATATCCTAGCGAGTTTTTAAAGACAACGATTAAAAAAGGGGCTTCTATTGGAGCGGGTGCTGTGATTTTACCCGGGATTACTATCGGTGAAAATGCGCTTATTGGAGCAGGCGCTATTGTAACAAAAGATGTTTGTGATAATGCTAAAGTAATAGGTAATAAAGTTGCTATACGGGGGGGGGGGGGTAACTAA
- a CDS encoding GNAT family N-acetyltransferase: MIRILPYTNEYANTWNAFNRDSKNGIFMFDRNYMDYHADRFMDHSLMFYEDSKLIALLPLNIKDCVLYSHQGLTFGGFIVDYSMRQQKMLECFCKLQEYMREIKSNRLIYKSIPHIYHKVSAEEDLYALFRSGAKIMRIDCSATIYLQNPIRFSELRKRGVKKALKNEVQIESSTNFPAFITLLNEVLQTKHNTQAVHSAKELELLHNRFKENITLYFAKQNNEILAATLLFIYPNLVHTQYLATSEKGRAVGALDLLIKTLIDKYATTKQYFDFGISTENNGLFLNEGLIAQKEGFGARTIVHSFYELNINGGGG; encoded by the coding sequence ATGATTAGAATCTTGCCTTACACAAATGAGTATGCAAACACATGGAATGCCTTTAACAGAGATTCTAAAAATGGAATCTTTATGTTTGATAGAAATTATATGGACTATCACGCTGATAGATTTATGGATCATTCATTAATGTTTTATGAAGATTCTAAGCTTATCGCCCTTTTACCTTTAAATATCAAAGATTGCGTATTATATTCTCATCAAGGGCTAACTTTTGGTGGATTTATTGTTGATTATTCTATGCGACAGCAAAAAATGCTTGAGTGTTTTTGCAAATTGCAAGAGTATATGCGAGAAATTAAATCTAATCGCTTGATTTATAAAAGCATACCGCATATATACCATAAGGTATCAGCTGAGGAAGATTTGTATGCGTTGTTTAGAAGTGGAGCTAAGATAATGCGGATAGATTGTTCCGCTACGATTTATTTACAAAATCCCATTAGATTCAGTGAGTTAAGAAAAAGGGGTGTAAAAAAGGCATTAAAAAATGAAGTGCAAATAGAATCTTCCACCAACTTCCCCGCTTTTATCACGCTATTAAATGAAGTCTTGCAAACAAAGCATAATACACAAGCCGTGCATTCAGCCAAAGAGTTAGAATTACTTCACAATAGATTTAAAGAAAATATTACTCTCTACTTTGCAAAACAAAATAATGAGATTCTAGCAGCTACTTTGCTTTTTATCTATCCAAATCTCGTGCATACACAATATTTAGCAACAAGTGAAAAGGGCAGGGCAGTGGGTGCGCTAGACTTACTTATAAAAACATTGATAGATAAATATGCTACAACAAAACAATACTTTGACTTTGGAATCTCCACAGAGAATAATGGTTTATTCTTAAACGAAGGACTTATCGCACAAAAAGAGGGGTTTGGTGCAAGGACTATCGTGCATAGTTTTTATGAGCTGAATATTAACGGGGGGGGGGGGTAA
- a CDS encoding GNAT family N-acetyltransferase: protein MRICRYEMKHCADWNAFNKDSKNGIFMFDRNYMDYHADRFIDHSLMFYEDSKLIALLPLNIKDCVLYSHQGLTFGGFITNSIMKQYKMLECFKALLEYMREIKAQKMIYKAIPYIYHKYPAQEDIYALSLFGAKPCRTDCSSSINLAHLLSMPKGRKAQISRAKREGVVIESSTNFPAFITLLNEVLQTKHNTQAVHSAKELELLHNRFKENITLYIAKQNNEILAATLLFIYPNLVHTQYLATSEKGRAVGALDLLIKTLIDKYATTKQYFDFGISTENNGLFLNEGLIAQKEGFGARTIVHSFYELSALATITANAMTTMGGGGKLPLFSLLFCYHIFLYFYSLLFGIFAVKYCKNKRGIL, encoded by the coding sequence ATGAGAATCTGTCGATACGAGATGAAGCATTGTGCTGATTGGAATGCTTTTAATAAAGATTCTAAAAATGGAATCTTTATGTTTGATAGAAATTATATGGACTATCACGCCGATAGATTTATAGATCATTCATTAATGTTTTATGAAGATTCTAAGCTTATTGCCCTTTTACCTTTAAATATCAAAGATTGTGTATTATATTCTCATCAGGGGCTAACTTTTGGTGGATTTATCACTAATTCCATAATGAAGCAATACAAAATGCTTGAGTGTTTCAAGGCGTTATTAGAGTATATGCGAGAGATTAAGGCACAAAAGATGATTTATAAAGCAATCCCCTATATTTATCACAAATACCCCGCACAAGAGGATATATATGCGTTGTCTCTCTTTGGGGCAAAGCCCTGCCGCACAGATTGCTCTTCAAGCATTAATTTAGCACATTTACTTTCAATGCCAAAGGGTAGAAAAGCACAGATTTCTAGGGCAAAGCGTGAAGGTGTGGTTATAGAATCTTCCACCAACTTCCCCGCTTTTATCACGCTATTAAATGAAGTCTTGCAAACAAAGCATAATACACAAGCTGTGCATTCAGCCAAAGAGTTAGAATTACTTCATAACAGATTTAAAGAAAATATTACTCTCTATATCGCAAAACAAAATAATGAGATTCTAGCAGCTACCCTGCTTTTTATCTATCCAAATCTCGTGCATACACAATATTTAGCAACAAGTGAAAAGGGCAGGGCAGTGGGTGCGCTAGACTTACTTATAAAAACATTGATAGATAAATATGCTACAACAAAACAATACTTTGACTTTGGAATCTCCACAGAGAATAATGGTTTATTCTTAAACGAAGGACTTATCGCACAAAAAGAGGGGTTTGGTGCAAGGACTATCGTGCATAGTTTTTATGAGCTTAGTGCTTTGGCGACTATAACTGCAAATGCCATGACTACTATGGGGGGGGGGGGTAAGTTACCTCTATTTTCGCTACTTTTTTGTTACCACATTTTTCTATACTTTTACTCTTTGTTGTTTGGTATTTTTGCGGTTAAATATTGCAAAAACAAAAGGGGGATTCTATGA
- a CDS encoding class I SAM-dependent methyltransferase produces the protein MQRDIDKYTQDYLASSYDFESIMVSFRRKKVLEFLESYNAKHILEIGCGSDSIVNHYKNFESFCIVEPSKVFAEKAQKDSKGAKNIQVVNDFVESKLIELKTQKFDFIILSSLLHEVINPESFLKDIFSLCDSDTLLHINVPNAYSFHLLWAYQSGLIPALGGLTHTAKNLQQHTTFSLASLIDFVNKTNGGGG, from the coding sequence ATGCAACGAGATATAGATAAATATACGCAAGATTATCTAGCGAGTTCTTATGACTTTGAAAGCATTATGGTGTCTTTTCGCCGTAAGAAAGTTTTAGAGTTTTTAGAATCTTATAATGCGAAACATATACTAGAGATAGGTTGTGGTAGTGATTCTATAGTAAATCATTATAAAAATTTTGAATCGTTTTGTATTGTTGAGCCTTCCAAAGTCTTTGCAGAGAAAGCACAAAAAGATTCTAAGGGTGCTAAAAATATTCAAGTGGTAAATGACTTTGTAGAATCTAAACTTATAGAGTTAAAAACACAAAAATTTGATTTCATTATCCTTAGCTCTCTTTTACACGAAGTGATAAATCCAGAATCTTTTTTAAAAGATATATTTAGCTTGTGTGATAGCGATACTTTACTTCATATTAATGTGCCTAATGCGTATTCATTCCATTTATTGTGGGCGTATCAAAGTGGGCTTATCCCAGCACTTGGCGGTTTAACACATACTGCTAAAAATCTCCAGCAACACACAACTTTTTCCCTTGCAAGTCTTATAGACTTTGTAAATAAAACTAATGGGGGGGGGGGGTAA
- a CDS encoding class I SAM-dependent methyltransferase: MQRDIDKYTQDYLASSYDFESIMVSFRRKKVLEFLESYNAKHILEIGCGNDSIMNYYKDFETFCIVEPSKVFAEKAQKDSKGAKNIQVVNDFVESKLIELKTQKFDFIILSSLLHEVINPESFLKDIFSLCDSDTLLHINVPNAYSFHLLWAYQSGLIETIGDITKEAREFQRHTAFSLSTLVDFVIKVDKQASIVDKGSYFIKPFNHKKMQECMQNGIIDENLLLGLDKMTEYLPEFGAEIFLNCKVSA, encoded by the coding sequence ATGCAACGAGATATAGATAAATATACGCAAGATTATCTAGCGAGTTCTTATGACTTTGAAAGCATTATGGTGTCTTTTCGCCGTAAAAAAGTCTTAGAGTTTTTAGAATCTTATAATGCGAAACATATACTAGAGATAGGTTGTGGCAATGATTCTATAATGAATTATTATAAAGATTTTGAAACTTTTTGTATTGTTGAGCCTTCCAAAGTCTTTGCAGAGAAAGCACAAAAAGATTCTAAGGGTGCTAAAAATATTCAAGTGGTAAATGACTTTGTAGAATCTAAACTTATAGAGTTAAAAACACAAAAATTTGATTTCATTATCCTTAGCTCTCTTTTACACGAAGTGATAAATCCAGAATCTTTTTTAAAAGATATATTTAGCTTGTGTGATAGCGATACTTTACTTCATATTAATGTGCCTAATGCGTATTCATTCCATTTATTGTGGGCGTATCAAAGTGGGCTTATTGAGACAATTGGGGATATTACGAAAGAAGCGAGAGAGTTTCAAAGACATACGGCTTTTTCTCTTTCCACCCTTGTAGATTTTGTTATTAAGGTTGACAAGCAAGCAAGCATTGTAGATAAAGGCTCATATTTTATTAAACCCTTTAATCACAAGAAAATGCAAGAGTGTATGCAAAATGGAATCATTGATGAGAATCTGTTATTAGGACTAGATAAAATGACTGAATATCTACCAGAGTTTGGTGCAGAAATATTTCTAAATTGCAAAGTGAGTGCATGA
- a CDS encoding sugar 3,4-ketoisomerase — MQLQTIGDKRGKLIALESNKNLPFAIKRVYYIYDTLPDEERGFHAHKHLEQLVVAMDGACEFVLDDGQKRQSIWLNRPDVGLYIGKNMWREMRNFSYGCKLMILASDYYDESEYIRDYDEFLKAVKG; from the coding sequence ATGCAGTTACAAACGATCGGGGATAAACGCGGGAAACTCATCGCTTTAGAATCTAATAAAAATCTCCCTTTTGCGATTAAAAGGGTGTATTACATTTATGATACATTGCCTGATGAAGAGAGGGGATTCCACGCGCATAAGCATTTGGAGCAGCTTGTAGTGGCAATGGATGGTGCGTGTGAGTTTGTCCTAGATGATGGGCAAAAGCGGCAGTCTATATGGCTTAATCGCCCCGATGTGGGCTTATATATTGGCAAAAATATGTGGCGAGAAATGCGGAATTTCTCATATGGTTGTAAGCTAATGATTTTAGCTAGCGATTACTATGATGAGAGTGAATATATCCGCGATTATGATGAATTTTTAAAAGCAGTCAAAGGGTAA
- the rfbB gene encoding dTDP-glucose 4,6-dehydratase — MKSILITGGAGFIGSNFVLYFLKKYPNYHIVNLDLLTYAGSLENLKGVENFSNYTFMQGDICDESLVNEIFTKYEIESVIHFAAESHVDNSIANPNAFIKTNVNGTFNLLHTAYLHWFEAPHIAKRGKENCVFHHISTDEVFGSLGESGYFTESTPYAPNSPYSASKASSDMLVRSYIHTYGLKAFITNCSNNYGPKQHDEKLIPTIIRNALQGETIPIYGDGKNVRDWLYVEDHCRAIDVVFHSQCYGETFNVGGNCERVNIEIAKHICALLDEIAPRADKKSYQSQIAFVQDRAGHDRRYAIDSSKIAKILGWKPQESFASGLEKTLRYYVRKYNV, encoded by the coding sequence GTGAAAAGTATTTTAATAACAGGTGGGGCTGGTTTTATCGGTAGCAATTTTGTGTTGTATTTTTTGAAAAAATATCCAAATTATCACATTGTAAATTTAGATCTGCTTACTTACGCTGGGAGTCTAGAGAATCTAAAAGGTGTGGAAAATTTCAGCAATTATACTTTTATGCAGGGCGATATTTGCGATGAAAGCTTGGTGAATGAGATTTTCACAAAATATGAGATTGAAAGTGTGATACATTTTGCTGCTGAATCTCACGTGGATAATTCTATTGCCAATCCCAATGCGTTTATAAAAACAAATGTCAATGGGACTTTTAATCTTTTGCATACTGCTTATTTACATTGGTTTGAAGCACCGCATATTGCAAAAAGAGGCAAGGAAAATTGTGTGTTTCATCACATTAGCACTGATGAAGTTTTTGGCTCTTTGGGCGAGAGTGGGTATTTTACAGAATCTACACCCTATGCACCAAACTCCCCCTATTCAGCTTCTAAGGCATCAAGCGATATGCTTGTGAGATCTTATATCCATACCTATGGATTAAAGGCATTTATCACAAATTGTTCTAACAATTATGGTCCTAAGCAACACGATGAGAAGCTTATCCCCACGATCATTCGTAACGCTCTGCAAGGTGAGACAATACCTATTTATGGCGATGGTAAAAATGTGCGTGATTGGCTCTATGTGGAGGATCATTGCCGTGCTATTGATGTAGTATTTCACTCACAATGCTATGGCGAGACTTTTAATGTCGGTGGGAATTGTGAGCGTGTGAATATAGAGATTGCAAAGCATATTTGTGCGTTGCTTGATGAGATTGCCCCAAGGGCGGATAAAAAGTCTTATCAAAGTCAAATTGCTTTTGTGCAGGATAGGGCAGGACACGATAGGCGTTATGCCATTGATTCTAGCAAGATAGCTAAGATTCTAGGCTGGAAGCCACAAGAGAGTTTCGCAAGTGGGCTAGAGAAGACATTGCGGTATTATGTGAGAAAATATAATGTATAA
- the rfbA gene encoding glucose-1-phosphate thymidylyltransferase RfbA, with protein MKGIVLAGGSGTRLYPSTLMVSKQLLPIYDKPMIYYPLSVLMLAQIREVLIISTPKDTPRFREIFGDGSWLGMEIEYSIQESPDGLAQGLILAEQFVGNDDVALILGDNVFYGQGFSPMLLEAKQEAQNGIATIFSYRVKDPERFGVVEIDKEGRALSIEEKPLNPKSNFAVTGLYFYDNNAISIAKSLKPSARGELEITDVNIAYLKQNKLRSQVLGRGFAWLDTGTHDSLVEASTFVQTIELRQGYKIACLEEIAYHNGWIDEEKLLERACVLQKSGYGEYLKNLLEH; from the coding sequence ATGAAAGGCATAGTTTTGGCAGGTGGAAGTGGGACAAGACTTTATCCATCTACGCTTATGGTATCTAAGCAATTGCTACCTATTTACGATAAGCCTATGATTTATTATCCATTATCTGTGCTAATGCTTGCGCAAATTAGAGAGGTTTTAATCATTTCTACCCCTAAAGATACACCAAGATTTAGAGAGATTTTTGGCGATGGTAGTTGGCTTGGTATGGAGATTGAGTATTCTATACAAGAGAGCCCTGATGGATTAGCTCAAGGACTTATTTTAGCAGAGCAGTTTGTAGGCAATGATGATGTAGCATTGATTCTGGGGGATAATGTCTTTTATGGGCAGGGCTTTTCGCCTATGCTTTTAGAGGCAAAGCAAGAGGCACAAAATGGCATTGCTACGATTTTTTCCTATCGCGTTAAAGACCCAGAGCGTTTTGGTGTGGTAGAGATAGATAAAGAGGGCAGGGCGTTAAGTATTGAAGAGAAGCCACTTAATCCTAAGAGTAATTTTGCGGTAACTGGGCTGTATTTTTATGATAACAACGCCATTTCTATCGCTAAATCTTTAAAGCCTAGTGCAAGGGGAGAGCTAGAAATCACTGATGTAAATATTGCGTATTTAAAGCAAAATAAGCTAAGATCTCAAGTGCTAGGAAGGGGCTTTGCGTGGCTTGATACGGGCACACACGATAGTCTTGTGGAGGCTTCTACTTTTGTGCAGACTATTGAGTTGCGGCAGGGCTATAAAATTGCTTGTTTAGAGGAGATTGCCTATCATAATGGTTGGATTGATGAAGAAAAATTGCTAGAGCGTGCTTGTGTTTTGCAAAAAAGTGGCTATGGTGAGTATTTGAAAAATCTTTTAGAACATTAG
- a CDS encoding fumarate reductase iron-sulfur subunit, with amino-acid sequence MSAETKGRTLTIRALKFDPQSATSKPHFREYKIEEAHSMTVFIALGMIREQQDPDLSFDFVCRAGICGSCGMMINGRPGLACRTLTQDFPDGVITLMPLPAFKLIKDLSVNTGDWFAGMTKRVESWIHTQHKPDISKLEMPIEPEVADEVFELDRCIECGCCIASCATKVMRDDFVGAAGMNRIVRFMIDPHDERTDEDYYELVGNDDGVFGCMSLIACHDVCPKELPLQSKIAYLRRKMVALR; translated from the coding sequence ATGAGTGCTGAAACTAAAGGAAGAACATTAACTATAAGAGCATTAAAATTTGACCCACAGAGTGCCACTTCAAAGCCACATTTTAGGGAATACAAAATTGAAGAAGCACATTCTATGACTGTTTTTATTGCGCTTGGTATGATTAGAGAGCAGCAAGACCCGGATTTGAGCTTTGACTTTGTATGTCGTGCTGGAATCTGTGGTAGTTGTGGCATGATGATTAATGGGCGACCCGGTCTTGCTTGCAGAACTTTGACACAAGATTTCCCTGATGGCGTTATCACGCTTATGCCTTTACCTGCATTCAAGCTTATTAAGGATTTAAGTGTAAATACAGGTGATTGGTTTGCAGGAATGACAAAACGAGTTGAAAGCTGGATTCACACACAGCATAAACCCGATATTTCAAAGCTTGAAATGCCTATAGAGCCTGAAGTGGCTGATGAAGTTTTTGAGCTTGATAGATGTATTGAGTGTGGGTGCTGTATCGCAAGTTGTGCGACAAAGGTTATGCGTGATGACTTTGTAGGTGCTGCTGGTATGAATAGAATTGTGCGATTTATGATTGATCCACATGATGAGCGAACTGATGAAGATTATTATGAGCTTGTAGGTAATGATGATGGTGTATTTGGTTGTATGAGTCTTATTGCTTGTCATGATGTATGCCCTAAAGAGTTGCCACTTCAAAGCAAGATAGCATATTTGCGTCGCAAGATGGTGGCTTTACGCTAG
- a CDS encoding fumarate reductase flavoprotein subunit: MKVVYCDALVIGGGLAGLRASIAAKEAGLNTIVLSLVPVKRSHSAAAQGGMQASLGNSVKSDGDNEDLHFADTVKGSDWGCDQDVARMFVTTAPKAIRELAGFGVPWTRIQKGDRPAVINGEKVTITEDDFRHGYIHSRDFGGTKKWRTCYTADATGHTMLYAVANEAYKLGVDIQDRKEAISIIHQDGKCYGAVVRDLVTGELIAYVSKGTLLATGGYGRVYRNTTNAVICEGIGAAIAMETGVAKLGNMEAVQFHPTPLVPSGILLTEGCRGDGGILRDVDGYRFMPDYEPEKKELASRDVVSRRMLEHIRNGKGVKSPYGDHLWLDIAILGRAHVERNLRDVQDICKTFAGLDPAEKWAPVRPMQHYSMGGIRTNYQGETYLKGLFAAGEVACWDLHGFNRLGGNSVSEAVVSGMIIGGYFTDYCVKAQIEVQTSVLEKFIKEQESYIASLINNSGNEDVYELKNAMKDIMDNDVGIFRDGKSLQEAVNKLEELFKRSRNIHVKNKKLHNNPELEDAYRTPKMLKVALCVAKGALDRTESRGAHSREDYPKRDDANWLKRTLTSWEDPNQTLPTVTYEDLDIMKMEIAPGFRGYGAKGMIIEHPNSAIRQAEIDRITQEIQAKGGDRYALQEALMPFNLQPQYKARNQRLGDR, encoded by the coding sequence ATGAAAGTAGTATATTGTGATGCGTTGGTTATTGGGGGCGGATTAGCAGGGCTTAGGGCTTCTATTGCAGCAAAAGAGGCAGGATTAAACACAATTGTATTAAGTCTTGTCCCAGTAAAAAGAAGCCACTCGGCAGCAGCTCAAGGTGGTATGCAAGCAAGTCTTGGAAACTCTGTAAAGAGTGATGGTGATAATGAGGATTTACACTTTGCTGACACGGTGAAAGGAAGCGATTGGGGTTGTGATCAAGATGTAGCAAGAATGTTTGTTACCACCGCTCCAAAAGCAATTAGGGAGCTAGCAGGATTTGGTGTGCCTTGGACTAGAATCCAAAAAGGTGATCGTCCGGCAGTTATCAATGGCGAAAAAGTAACAATTACAGAAGATGACTTCCGCCACGGCTATATCCATTCACGCGACTTTGGTGGCACAAAAAAATGGCGAACTTGCTATACTGCCGATGCGACAGGGCATACTATGCTTTATGCGGTGGCAAATGAAGCTTATAAGCTTGGTGTGGATATACAAGATAGAAAAGAAGCTATTTCTATCATTCATCAAGATGGCAAGTGCTATGGTGCGGTTGTGCGTGATTTGGTAACAGGCGAGCTTATAGCCTATGTATCTAAAGGCACATTACTTGCCACAGGTGGTTATGGTAGAGTGTATAGAAATACGACAAATGCGGTAATTTGTGAAGGTATTGGTGCAGCTATTGCGATGGAGACAGGTGTTGCAAAACTTGGCAATATGGAAGCTGTGCAGTTTCACCCAACACCGCTTGTGCCTAGTGGAATCCTACTTACAGAAGGTTGTAGGGGTGATGGTGGAATCTTGCGTGATGTTGATGGCTATCGCTTTATGCCTGATTATGAGCCAGAGAAAAAGGAGCTTGCAAGCCGCGATGTTGTGTCTCGTAGAATGCTTGAGCATATCCGCAATGGTAAAGGTGTAAAATCACCTTATGGTGATCACTTGTGGCTTGATATTGCTATCTTGGGTAGAGCACATGTTGAGAGAAATTTACGCGATGTGCAAGATATTTGTAAAACATTTGCAGGTTTAGATCCAGCAGAAAAATGGGCGCCTGTGCGACCTATGCAGCATTACTCTATGGGTGGTATTCGCACAAATTATCAAGGTGAAACTTATCTTAAAGGATTATTTGCGGCGGGTGAAGTTGCGTGCTGGGATTTACATGGATTCAATAGGCTTGGTGGAAACTCTGTAAGTGAAGCGGTGGTATCTGGCATGATTATCGGTGGATATTTCACTGATTATTGTGTGAAAGCACAAATTGAAGTGCAAACTTCTGTGCTTGAGAAGTTTATTAAAGAGCAAGAAAGCTATATTGCTTCTCTTATTAATAATTCTGGCAATGAAGATGTCTATGAGCTTAAAAATGCGATGAAAGATATTATGGATAATGATGTGGGTATTTTCCGTGATGGTAAGAGTTTGCAAGAAGCTGTTAATAAACTTGAAGAGTTATTTAAACGCAGCAGAAATATTCATGTGAAAAACAAAAAGTTGCATAATAACCCAGAGCTAGAAGATGCTTACCGCACGCCAAAAATGCTTAAAGTTGCTTTATGTGTAGCGAAAGGTGCGCTTGATAGGACAGAATCTCGCGGGGCACATTCAAGGGAAGATTATCCAAAAAGAGACGATGCAAATTGGCTTAAACGCACACTTACAAGCTGGGAAGATCCAAACCAAACATTACCAACGGTAACTTATGAAGATTTGGATATTATGAAAATGGAGATTGCTCCGGGCTTCCGCGGATATGGTGCTAAAGGTATGATTATTGAGCATCCAAATAGTGCTATAAGACAAGCTGAGATTGATAGAATCACACAAGAGATTCAAGCTAAAGGTGGCGATAGATATGCCCTGCAAGAAGCTCTTATGCCATTTAATTTGCAACCACAATATAAAGCAAGAAATCAAAGATTAGGAGATAGATAA
- a CDS encoding fumarate reductase cytochrome b subunit: protein MQEEKVIEGYLGITTERKKSRVPARLDWWQSATGLFLGLFMIAHMFFVSSILISDQFMFTITKLFEGSPFLSKAGEPKIVSGVAAFVFIVFVAHAFLAMRKFPINYRQFLALKAHKHVMKHSDTSLWFIQAATGFVMFFLASVHLYIMFAEPDTIGPSGSSFRFFEQNFWLLYIVLLFAVELHGSIGLYRLCIKWGWFEGLGISGLRTAKWLMSAFFIILGLATFYAYFSKGMNQDFKSIQDAKEYDHERFGVHVEATNTNAMADKALAIAKENLSK, encoded by the coding sequence ATGCAAGAAGAGAAGGTGATAGAAGGTTATCTTGGCATAACCACAGAACGCAAAAAAAGTAGAGTGCCTGCACGATTAGACTGGTGGCAAAGTGCTACCGGGCTTTTTTTAGGCTTATTTATGATAGCACACATGTTTTTTGTCTCTAGTATTCTTATTAGCGATCAATTCATGTTTACCATCACGAAGTTATTTGAGGGTAGTCCATTTCTTAGCAAAGCTGGAGAACCAAAAATAGTAAGCGGTGTAGCGGCATTTGTATTTATTGTTTTTGTTGCACATGCTTTTTTAGCAATGCGAAAATTTCCTATTAATTATAGGCAATTTCTTGCTTTAAAAGCACATAAGCATGTGATGAAGCACAGCGATACAAGTTTATGGTTTATACAAGCGGCAACAGGCTTTGTTATGTTTTTCTTGGCAAGTGTGCATCTTTATATCATGTTTGCAGAGCCAGATACTATTGGACCAAGTGGTTCTTCATTTAGATTCTTTGAGCAAAACTTTTGGCTGCTCTATATTGTTTTACTTTTTGCGGTTGAATTGCATGGTTCTATCGGTCTTTATCGTCTTTGCATTAAATGGGGATGGTTTGAAGGGCTTGGAATCAGTGGTTTAAGAACTGCAAAATGGCTTATGAGTGCGTTCTTTATTATTTTAGGTCTAGCTACATTCTATGCGTATTTTAGTAAGGGAATGAATCAGGATTTTAAAAGCATTCAAGATGCTAAAGAGTATGACCATGAAAGATTTGGTGTTCATGTTGAAGCAACAAACACAAATGCAATGGCAGACAAAGCTCTTGCTATTGCAAAAGAAAATCTAAGCAAGTAA